The Prunus dulcis chromosome 5, ALMONDv2, whole genome shotgun sequence genomic sequence TTCTAAGCATTTAACaaaaaggaaaccaaaagAGACGTTAAAACGAACATATAAAACCCAATTAAGATACAACTGAGAATCATTGCTCGAAAGTCAAGATTAATGGAGTTTAGCAGCACACCTCTCAACGGCTGACCGTACATCGTCAATCCGAGCTGTGCTTGAGGGCTTGAGGGAGACTTCAACTGAAACCCACaatcaattttctttaaagaaaGTAAATTTACAACTAAATCATCAACACAACCTCAAATTGGAACAATttgaaactcaaaatgatGAAGACGAAGTCGAACCGACCTGAAACAAGTACTTTGTCTTGGGGAAGACTAGGAGAAGGAGCTGAGTCTACAGCGATGACGCCGTTTTGGTCCGGAATCACGGTGTCCTGAGGGTTTTGCAGAGAGATCTCCATGGGACTGGGAGCACTCATttcgggtttagggtttgagagACTATGAAGCGGAAAGCATCACACAGAGAATCGAGACCAGCTTGGAGGGGATGAGCCAAACCCTAGAGCCCAAAGAGAAATCCGGCAAATTGTTCTTCAAAATGGGCGGGAATATTTTGAAACTTCGTGTCCAGCAATTTATAatatacattttctttttcaaataaattatatctttttttattagttttttaagatttgattttttattatttatactaGTCTCTCCGCAAACGTTTCCGCACCTGCAAgaggttttttatttaaaaaaatttaatttattttagaattaaaaaaataattggtagttgtgttttataaaaatagaattcattatctgatttttcttttaattttaatttttttaatataaaaaagtgtgaatttaccatatgaAAAGTGCAAACAACACTATTTGATctataataattgaaattcaaataaagttagaactctaatttttttttctttctttcttcaactTACCCAAAAATGTCTTGACATATTGTGTATTAATGATTTAAAAATGAGTTCCTCGTGTTTTAAACTTGAGTTAGTTTTAAGTATatgttttacaattttctgcctttcactttatatatatagaagcaCAAGTTAAAAATTCTTAATCAcattaccttctttttttatataaacgaACTCATGTGCATAATGGGAATCACATCCGCTCTAACCAACTTGACCAAGTCCATATCTGCAACATTACTTTCTTTGTAACCATAGATTTATTACGAAGTTAACCTTTTTAATACATAAAAAGGTTtacctaattaaattattaattgttCTTAACCAGTTacatttgttttcaaaatatagatttaaaaaaatataagagagatttcttttctttggtaGCACCATGAATGGAAATGGGGCCTTGCCCAGCCCACTTTGTATCcttattttccattttgtaTGTGTTCACCTCACAAGCCCATGAAAGATAAAATCATCATGTCACCAAAAGGATGTGATTTGCCAACTTATCTCACTACTTTCTAATGGTAGCGATGTGAGGCTCTAACTTTCCCAAGATAACATGGCCCATACAAGACTTTgttagagaagaaaaacaaccATGAAGAAAAAGTTACAGCCTGAGGATGACAGAGAACTTGAAATTCTCAAGGCTGTGGCACAAGCTTGGTACAGCCACTCCAGCGGCTCTAGGCCCACGTCCGAATTTGATGCTCACTGGAGAAATTTCAGAGGCAGATTACCGTCTCGGTTCAAGCTCGAAGCGATGAGAAAGTCTACATCAGCTAGTAATCAGGCTAGTGGTTATGCAGCATGGGACTTTGGGCAGTCACTATGGGATGCTTATGAGATTGTGGCTGTGTCCAAAAGGTTAGAGACTGGGTTATTCGTTGATGAAAATCCATTCAATAAGCTGGATAGTCCGACCCGAGTCATTAGGAGGCGTAGGGAGAGCAAGCACAGCCTCAGAAGtttgtttgataaaatgtcTTCAAGGAGATTTAATGAGGCTGATGTCCCACCTGATAATGATACTTAATTCTGGTCCTTCTGTGAGGTTCttgtctctttttttcttggcaGGATTTTCGTTCTTGTTAATGTGAATTGCAGCTCAAGCTTACCTTACCATCGCAATTTTCTTCTAATATAGCAAACAGGGGAATGGGGTGGGGAGAGCTTATACTTGGGTCATTGTGCCTGTAACTTTTTACACCAGAAGTACATTAATAAAAGAAGAGTCTGAAtggaccttttttttttgtgtgtgtgtgtgtttgtttgtttgtgttgttATGTGCCAGTGTACCTATGCTTAAGAATAATCCTCTTTTGCCTTTTTCCGAATTCCTCCATCTATTCTTTATGGCTTCTTATCtatgttttgtgttttgatgCTGCTGGTGGTTTGGTGAGATCTGTAGATGATTGATTTTGAAGTGACAAGATATGCAAAACTATATTCAGTTCTACCAGCTTTTATCATTACCTAAATAAG encodes the following:
- the LOC117628501 gene encoding uncharacterized protein LOC117628501 is translated as MKKKLQPEDDRELEILKAVAQAWYSHSSGSRPTSEFDAHWRNFRGRLPSRFKLEAMRKSTSASNQASGYAAWDFGQSLWDAYEIVAVSKRLETGLFVDENPFNKLDSPTRVIRRRRESKHSLRSLFDKMSSRRFNEADVPPDNDT